In Coleofasciculus sp. FACHB-1120, one genomic interval encodes:
- a CDS encoding RNA polymerase sigma factor SigF yields the protein MATQSSCSSDSMELLIAYYKNPSVEVRNQLVQLNAGLVRKMAHRVSYQCSEPYEDLEQLGYLGLIRAIERFNPHQGYAFSSFAVPYIRGEMLHYLRDRSGVMKMPRRWQEIQQEGQKARKELAQTLGRSPKEAEIAQAIKVSLEDWSESKVAAQNCRPLSLDSVIFEQSDFQVTLAETLPDPRYQSWQSQEEERQELEGAMSYLDNKTQAAIELVLVRDLPRKEAAKRIGVSPMTVTRHLQRGVEQLVSLLQPQSTERLAS from the coding sequence ATGGCGACTCAATCTTCTTGCAGCTCCGATTCGATGGAACTTTTGATTGCTTACTATAAAAATCCATCAGTTGAAGTTCGCAATCAACTGGTGCAGTTGAATGCTGGACTGGTTCGGAAGATGGCTCATCGAGTCAGCTATCAGTGTTCGGAACCTTATGAAGATTTGGAACAACTCGGCTATCTCGGTTTGATTCGCGCAATTGAGCGATTCAATCCCCATCAAGGTTATGCTTTTAGTTCCTTTGCAGTTCCTTACATTCGCGGCGAGATGTTGCATTATTTACGCGACAGAAGCGGCGTAATGAAAATGCCTCGTCGCTGGCAGGAAATCCAGCAGGAAGGACAAAAGGCGCGGAAAGAGCTGGCACAAACTTTAGGGCGCTCGCCAAAAGAAGCGGAAATTGCCCAAGCTATTAAAGTATCCCTAGAAGACTGGAGTGAAAGCAAGGTTGCGGCTCAAAACTGCCGACCATTAAGTTTAGATAGTGTGATTTTTGAGCAGTCTGACTTTCAGGTGACGTTGGCGGAGACACTGCCTGACCCTCGCTATCAATCTTGGCAAAGTCAAGAAGAAGAACGGCAGGAGCTGGAAGGGGCGATGAGTTATTTGGACAACAAAACTCAAGCAGCAATTGAGTTAGTGTTGGTGCGCGATCTTCCCCGGAAAGAAGCCGCTAAGCGAATTGGTGTCAGCCCGATGACAGTGACACGGCATCTTCAAAGAGGAGTTGAGCAGTTGGTATCACTGTTGCAACCTCAATCAACTGAGCGTTTGGCTAGTTAG